A single region of the Lycium barbarum isolate Lr01 chromosome 2, ASM1917538v2, whole genome shotgun sequence genome encodes:
- the LOC132628015 gene encoding F-box/kelch-repeat protein At3g23880-like isoform X1 — MAASDNRRAFPDDLAMEILVRLPVKSLLRFKCACKNWYALIKSPSFIQQHLNCSKNKVLIYDYGAPDDDDDSPPISLIILDDQNQENNPQRFRGMAKLLGSVDGLFYLECEFDRKLVSCALWNPATREVRPLPLPAPETDDSNFYGERNFGFGLDPLTNDYKVVHFCPSDFAAAVYSCSRDSWRIFRPKEFYLLKIKDVADRIYGNAYLNGAYYWLLTGYHNCNILSFDFGSEVFEEIGGPDDHSVHYYAMALMLLDDSIAILNMVERFDFDIWIMIQPGVWNKLLTFQCCTKIKSCFDSSLILVTRAFRLVSYNVLTKKTRHLGFRHLGLKKFTVFGGCGVYCYKESLVAIKRGEVGH; from the coding sequence ATGGCTGCCAGCGATAATCGTCGGGCATTCCCTGACGATTTAGCAATGGAGATTCTGGTGAGATTGCCTGTGAAATCGTTGTTGCGATTCAAATGCGCATGCAAGAACTGGTATGCTCTTATCAAGAGTCCTAGCTTCATTCAAcaacacttgaattgtagcaagaaTAAAGTCCTGATTTATGATTATGGTGCacctgatgatgatgatgattcccctCCCATTTCCCTGATTATTTTGGATgatcaaaatcaagaaaataatcCTCAGAGGTTTAGAGGTATGGCGAAACTCTTAGGTTCTGTGGATGGCTTGTTTTATTTGGAGTGCGAATTCGATCGTAAACTAGTCTCGTGTGCATTGTGGAATCCTGCCACCAGGGAGGTGAGACCCCTCCCTCTCCCTGCACCCGAAACCGATGATTCTAATTTCTATGGCGAACGTAACTTTGGGTTCGGATTAGACCCCTTGACTAATGACTATAAGGTGGTTCACTTCTGCCCCTCAGATTTTGCTGCAGCCGTCTATTCCTGTTCCAGGGACTCATGGAGAATTTTCAGGCCTAAAGAATTCTACTTATTAAAAATTAAAGACGTTGCGGATCGCATATATGGTAATGCTTATCTGAATGGAGCTTATTACTGGCTCCTAACAGGTTACCATAACTGCAACATTCTTTCATTTGACTTTGGGAGTGAGGTGTTTGAAGAGATTGGAGGGCCAGATGATCACTCTGTTCATTATTATGCGATGGCTCTGATGTTGCTTGATGATTCCATAGCCATCTTGAACATGGTTGAAAGATTTGATTTTGATATATGGATAATGATCCAACCAGGGGTTTGGAACAAACTACTTACCTTTCAATGCTGCACAAAGATTAAGTCTTGCTTTGATAGCTCTCTCATTTTGGTAACTAGAGCTTTTCGACTGGTCTCCTATAATGTTCTGACAAAGAAGACGAGGCATCTTGGATTTCGTCATTTGGGCCTGAAGAAATTCACAGTATTTGGTGGCTGTGGGGTATATTGTTATAAGGAGAGCTTAGTAGCAATTAAACGTGGAGAGGTCGGCCATTAA
- the LOC132629137 gene encoding ribonuclease 3-like, which translates to MKLIILVFLIVTNPVVVTSEDDYHYMAYVIQWLPTVCGYPGVNCKANIMKEPLRFTLHGLWPGNSTGGSLECNPPPHGTQDKVKEVWKNSKTLEKELHKYWPSLLSGWTDEEFWMHEWKAHGYCTKQTLPAADYFRAAVRNGVFLMEVIKALQGAKMVSDVATSDMKDIRAVLHSMGLSPNPYISCIPKDETHVYLKEIHFCLDKTLRRFIPCPTSQDTRGCGGSNKQQNVMIPSRVIL; encoded by the exons ATGAAATTGATAATTTTGGTGTTTCTGATAGTTACTAATCCAGTAGTCGTTACTTCTGAGGACGATTACCATTATATGGCATATGTGATTCAGTGGCTCCCCACGGTTTGCGGGTATCCGGGAGTAAACTGCAAGGCTAATATTATGAAAGAGCCGTTGAGGTTCACCCTCCACGGCCTCTGGCCCGGAAACAGCACTGGAGGGAGTTTGGAATGCAATCCGCCTCCACATGGTACTCAGGACAAAGTCAAGGAAGTG TGGAAAAATTCCAAAACACTTGAAAAAGAACTCCACAAATACTGGCCTAGTTTGCTCTCTGGGTGGACGGACGAGGAATTCTGGATGCATGAATGGAAGGCCCATGGCTACTGCACTAAACAGACACTTCCAGCTGCCGATTATTTTCGGGCAGCGGTGCGCAACGGAGTTTTTTTAATGGAAGTGATTAAAGCCTTGCAAGGTGCAAAAATGGTATCAGATGTTGCCACTTCCGACATGAAAGATATACGTGCGGTTCTCCATAGTATGGGGCTATCCCCTAACCCGTACATCTCTTGTATTCCAAAGGATGAGACTCATGTGTATTTGAAGGAGATCCACTTCTGCCTGGATAAAACACTCAGAAGATTCATTCCCTGCCCTACGAGCCAAGACACCAGAGGATGTGGTGGATCAAATAAGCAGCAGAACGTCATGATTCCATCTAGGGTAATACTATAA
- the LOC132628015 gene encoding uncharacterized protein LOC132628015 isoform X2 yields MAASDNRRAFPDDLAMEILNQVVNESALRKALRLCCRIHIKAQGMVDHESSRQTLAPQRLSLWFSLVYHLTDTSSWLF; encoded by the exons ATGGCTGCCAGCGATAATCGTCGGGCATTCCCTGACGATTTAGCAATGGAGATTCTG AATCAGGTTGTCAATGAGTCTGCTTTGAGGAAGGCTTTACGTCTTTGTTGCCGCATTCATATTAAAGCTCAAGGCATG GTAGATCACGAATCAAGCAGGCAGACACTAGCTCCACAAAGACTAAGTTTATGGTTTTCATTGGTCTACCACCTTACTGATACTTCTTCCTGGCTGTTTTGA